The following coding sequences lie in one Eubacterium ventriosum genomic window:
- a CDS encoding DUF4430 domain-containing protein translates to MKKLWKSGVALVLVCALMFTQFNTVNVFANTSVQAEESETKEQITVSVTVVGDSVHGTEAHTRFENWLVNYKVTVDKGATADDAFKKALESNGYSYEKNSWNGLNSITKPDGTVLGSGSNGDACSWMFAINGADPDPNVVMPQYTLKDGEKITAYFIDDWNAYPYTIPTVGVNGKGTADDPYTIKDASELPEVIEEGDVYALTDDITLESGQYIKDIKGTLDGKGHTITLADTYLADRVEGTIENLGVTSTSEITLPDESGSMANTVSGTIVNSYSTAKIKATTDWGEVGGLVGTMSGSTISNCYFAGSFGDYSMGGIAYTSSSSQSTISNSYFTVGLSPVSMGSATKVNCEKKTEEKLKASEGIEALNKDISDTGFEWSLPTDGSNNGLPVLTVPSDIVDKTQLVAQIEVAQKITKADYTDKSWNALQEALAEAIKVNSDDNATKSQVTKATNNLLSAISNLKNNKPTKPVALPTDDSKITHIKTLKDLNAIKASSGKYYVLDNDITVKNTQDDFYFSMENFNGVLDGKGHSIKIENISDGIFSNVNEDGIIQNVYFTGTMNVGQGYKGPLGSNMSGAIINCYTDISGTGTCGFARRLTDAGIVSNSYSVSEGKAGAFFNQYGTNDTAGEGQLINTYWLETLDNSVIPERALVNSYSETKDYMKSLDFVSALNENKGENGVSWGRNGNTGYPYFGESQDYNPGSTLPANKYTVKFTKFDNTVATVENQNLEISCNDVDGSNIAGSLSLEGVPSTSTIEWSYESVEPSGAIMVGSDGGVIRVDKAGTAVVKATETKEDGSSEVVAAFNLKAYNKDVEEIKAYIDGQDVTNGEFTVKGSEIKTVKMEVKYKNENKFVAISPRRFSLKVDDESFIENIPGSNSFSFKKAGTSKITAIYSDNTDLKADVTLTSEYVAVKSVTPAINDSVTIHGRNANSTNGQDFVPDYSSVIVDPANATNAANYTIESSDKTIGEYVPSMVIGYVPYKAGTVTYTATIKDTDPNGTENVVSGSKDVTYKYLNPLTSVTTDEKEITIKANEESAVNLTFTGEKSEEGYSVTEPELNWTYSTDGIAKIERKTAYQWKRDESAPDNNNWLPGTDYYVYGLSEGTVTATGTPVDKTNNVEPVVLTIKVEASEQEAPDLTALTNKGLKGFLSYAEKNVNQNYDINGAWNLYTLARAGKSITIQEANKYYDAVVEASKNWTVEGTKPTDMEKAALVLSLINRDITNVDGVNIAQLIYNSEKLSDGANELAYALLALDARNTVIPSDAKWSREKIIAELKKFQNEDGGIGWTKGSSDVDTTAMVLQALGRYQDNEAAKEIIEKALTYIESKADANYDYGNANTTAMVVLALTSLNKDVTTTIGTKYKNTLTALMSYYSEDDGAFVYLKGGKVNQYATIQAVWALTSYKLYTEGKGGYWNLNNVKIKYEGEDEYYASLVTEKIAAIGTVTEESEDAIKEARAAYDALTSAQKKLVTNYDVLDEAELQLEIIKGTAVTTKFSLVGDDVHGSSGHVSYSTWIANATITVKSGSKASDVIVKAFKQYGYSIIGSTSYISGVTTPSGVSLKAFDNGSGSGWMYAVNGKSPNVGSSGYKVSKDDNIILYYVDDWSNAKVPTVEDPADNQKAADAVIKKISEIGEVTESSKNLIKEARASYDALTDAQKELVTNYDVLVQAEAQLENIKDNAVSTKFTLVGDDVHGTKIHTSYTRWISNITVKVRKDATAGDVITKGLKAKGYEAEVNAEYNYITAITTPTGTKLAAYDNGSNSGWMYAVNGEAPSVGMADYVVKENDAVILYYVDDYMDTKIPAMDAETENKQLAAEVTEKIASIGKVTKDSEAAIKEARAAYDSLTATQKSLVTNFDVLEEAELQLDIIKGNVIQTKFTLVGDDVHGTNAHKSYTNWINDITVTVKNGATVSDVIAKALKDNGYSSEGTTNYISAIKTPSGITLGEFDNGPRSGWMYAVNGKAPNVGIADYKVKAGDTIKFYYVDDYTKDDTPTIDASGDTHTKKLSPATVKVAKTAYNIVKLTWTKADNATKYQVYRKVGKNSKFVNIATTTSLKYTDKKVKTGKKYYYKVVAVNEKGETVDSKTVKATPKAKKLKVKAKKKAGRTVLSWKKVKGATGYKVYRSTKKNGKYKKVKTITKKSLATFKAKKSNKKYYYKVVAYKK, encoded by the coding sequence ATGAAAAAACTTTGGAAAAGTGGCGTTGCCTTAGTTTTAGTATGTGCACTTATGTTTACTCAGTTTAATACTGTAAATGTTTTTGCAAATACAAGTGTTCAGGCAGAAGAGTCTGAAACTAAGGAACAGATAACTGTATCTGTAACAGTAGTAGGCGACAGCGTTCACGGAACAGAAGCACATACCCGTTTCGAGAACTGGCTTGTAAACTACAAAGTTACAGTTGACAAAGGGGCAACTGCTGATGATGCTTTTAAGAAAGCATTGGAAAGCAATGGATATAGTTATGAAAAAAATAGTTGGAATGGATTAAACAGCATTACAAAGCCTGACGGAACAGTTCTTGGAAGTGGTTCTAACGGTGATGCATGTAGTTGGATGTTTGCCATAAATGGTGCAGATCCTGATCCTAATGTAGTTATGCCTCAGTATACTCTTAAAGATGGGGAAAAAATAACTGCATACTTTATTGATGATTGGAATGCATACCCTTATACAATTCCAACAGTTGGTGTTAATGGAAAGGGTACTGCAGATGATCCTTACACAATCAAGGATGCATCAGAATTACCTGAAGTAATTGAAGAGGGAGATGTTTATGCATTAACTGATGATATTACTTTAGAATCAGGTCAGTATATTAAAGACATTAAAGGAACTTTAGATGGAAAAGGTCACACAATCACATTGGCAGATACATATTTGGCAGATAGGGTTGAAGGAACAATCGAAAACCTTGGAGTAACAAGTACTTCTGAAATTACATTACCTGATGAATCAGGAAGTATGGCAAATACTGTTTCAGGTACAATTGTAAATAGTTATTCAACTGCAAAAATAAAAGCAACAACAGATTGGGGAGAAGTAGGTGGATTAGTAGGAACAATGTCAGGTTCTACGATTTCAAACTGCTATTTTGCAGGAAGTTTTGGTGACTATTCTATGGGAGGAATAGCATATACAAGTTCATCATCACAGTCTACAATTTCAAACAGCTATTTTACGGTAGGATTATCACCTGTATCTATGGGAAGTGCAACAAAAGTCAACTGTGAGAAGAAGACAGAAGAAAAGTTAAAGGCTTCTGAAGGAATAGAGGCATTAAACAAAGATATTTCTGACACAGGCTTTGAATGGTCATTACCAACTGATGGAAGCAACAATGGATTGCCTGTTTTAACAGTACCATCTGATATTGTTGACAAAACTCAGTTAGTAGCACAGATTGAAGTTGCTCAGAAGATAACAAAGGCTGACTATACTGATAAGTCATGGAATGCATTGCAGGAAGCTTTAGCAGAAGCAATTAAAGTTAATAGTGATGACAATGCAACAAAATCACAGGTTACAAAAGCTACAAATAATTTATTATCAGCAATTAGCAATTTGAAAAATAATAAACCGACTAAGCCTGTAGCATTGCCAACAGATGACAGTAAGATTACGCACATAAAAACATTAAAAGATTTAAATGCGATTAAAGCTTCAAGTGGAAAATATTATGTTTTAGACAATGATATTACAGTTAAAAACACACAAGATGATTTTTATTTTAGCATGGAAAACTTTAATGGTGTTCTTGATGGAAAAGGACATTCTATTAAAATTGAAAACATTTCAGATGGAATTTTTTCAAATGTAAATGAAGATGGTATAATTCAGAATGTTTATTTTACAGGAACAATGAATGTTGGTCAGGGATATAAGGGACCTCTTGGAAGCAACATGTCAGGTGCAATTATTAACTGTTATACAGATATTTCAGGAACAGGAACTTGCGGTTTTGCCAGAAGATTAACAGATGCAGGTATTGTATCTAACAGCTATTCAGTAAGTGAAGGCAAGGCAGGTGCTTTCTTTAATCAGTACGGAACTAACGATACTGCAGGAGAAGGACAGTTAATTAATACATATTGGTTAGAAACATTAGACAACAGTGTTATTCCTGAAAGAGCTCTTGTTAATTCATATTCAGAAACTAAGGATTATATGAAATCTTTAGATTTTGTAAGTGCTTTAAATGAAAATAAGGGCGAAAACGGTGTAAGCTGGGGAAGAAACGGAAATACAGGTTATCCATATTTTGGTGAAAGCCAGGATTACAATCCGGGAAGTACTTTACCTGCAAACAAATACACAGTTAAGTTTACTAAGTTTGACAACACAGTAGCTACAGTAGAAAATCAGAATTTAGAAATTTCATGCAACGACGTTGATGGTTCTAACATTGCCGGTTCATTAAGCTTAGAAGGAGTACCTTCAACAAGCACAATTGAATGGTCGTATGAAAGTGTAGAACCTAGCGGAGCTATTATGGTTGGTTCTGATGGTGGTGTAATCAGAGTTGACAAAGCAGGAACAGCAGTTGTTAAGGCAACTGAAACTAAGGAAGATGGTAGTTCAGAAGTAGTAGCTGCATTTAATCTTAAAGCATATAACAAAGATGTAGAAGAAATAAAAGCATACATTGACGGACAGGATGTTACAAACGGGGAATTTACAGTTAAGGGTTCAGAAATAAAAACTGTAAAGATGGAAGTTAAATACAAAAATGAGAACAAGTTTGTAGCAATTTCTCCAAGAAGATTTTCATTAAAAGTTGATGATGAAAGTTTTATTGAGAATATTCCGGGTTCAAACAGTTTTAGCTTTAAAAAAGCAGGGACTTCAAAAATTACTGCAATTTATAGCGACAACACAGACCTAAAGGCAGATGTAACATTAACATCAGAATACGTGGCAGTAAAATCAGTTACACCTGCAATTAATGACAGCGTAACAATTCACGGCAGAAATGCTAACAGCACTAACGGCCAGGATTTTGTACCTGATTATTCATCAGTAATAGTTGATCCGGCAAACGCAACTAATGCAGCTAATTACACAATTGAAAGCAGCGATAAAACTATTGGTGAATATGTTCCAAGTATGGTTATTGGTTATGTACCATACAAGGCAGGAACAGTTACATATACAGCAACTATTAAGGACACAGATCCAAATGGAACTGAAAATGTTGTTTCAGGTTCAAAAGATGTAACATACAAATATTTAAATCCTTTAACATCTGTAACAACAGATGAAAAAGAAATTACAATTAAGGCTAATGAAGAATCAGCAGTTAACTTAACTTTCACAGGTGAAAAATCTGAAGAAGGTTATAGTGTTACTGAACCGGAACTTAATTGGACATATTCTACAGATGGAATTGCAAAAATTGAGAGAAAAACAGCTTATCAGTGGAAGAGGGACGAAAGTGCACCTGATAATAATAACTGGCTTCCAGGCACAGATTATTACGTATACGGCTTAAGCGAAGGCACAGTTACAGCTACAGGAACACCCGTTGATAAAACAAATAATGTAGAACCTGTTGTTTTGACAATAAAGGTTGAAGCAAGTGAACAGGAAGCACCTGATTTGACAGCTCTTACAAATAAGGGATTGAAAGGATTCCTTTCATATGCAGAAAAGAATGTTAACCAAAATTATGACATTAACGGTGCATGGAACCTTTATACACTTGCAAGAGCAGGAAAATCTATTACAATTCAGGAAGCCAATAAATACTATGATGCAGTAGTAGAGGCAAGCAAGAATTGGACAGTAGAAGGAACAAAGCCTACTGACATGGAAAAGGCAGCTCTTGTTTTATCACTTATAAACAGAGACATAACAAATGTAGACGGTGTAAATATTGCACAGTTAATTTACAACAGTGAAAAGTTGTCTGACGGAGCAAATGAATTAGCATATGCTTTATTGGCACTTGATGCAAGAAATACAGTAATTCCAAGTGATGCTAAGTGGTCAAGAGAGAAGATTATTGCAGAACTTAAGAAATTCCAGAATGAAGACGGTGGTATCGGCTGGACAAAGGGCTCGTCAGATGTCGATACAACAGCAATGGTTCTTCAGGCACTTGGAAGATATCAGGATAATGAAGCAGCAAAAGAAATCATTGAAAAAGCATTAACTTATATTGAATCAAAAGCTGACGCAAATTATGATTATGGAAATGCAAACACAACAGCAATGGTTGTACTTGCTTTAACTTCATTAAACAAAGATGTAACAACAACAATTGGTACAAAATATAAGAACACATTAACAGCTTTAATGAGCTATTACAGTGAAGATGATGGAGCTTTCGTATATCTTAAAGGTGGAAAAGTAAACCAGTATGCTACAATTCAGGCAGTTTGGGCATTAACATCTTACAAGCTTTATACAGAAGGTAAGGGTGGATACTGGAATCTTAATAATGTTAAGATTAAATATGAAGGTGAAGATGAGTATTATGCCTCACTTGTAACAGAAAAGATTGCAGCAATCGGCACAGTAACAGAAGAAAGTGAAGATGCAATTAAGGAAGCAAGAGCAGCTTATGATGCTTTAACTTCAGCACAGAAGAAACTTGTAACAAACTATGATGTTTTAGATGAAGCAGAATTACAGCTTGAAATTATTAAGGGGACAGCAGTAACAACTAAGTTCTCATTAGTAGGTGATGACGTTCATGGTTCATCGGGACATGTTTCATACAGTACTTGGATTGCTAATGCGACAATTACAGTTAAGAGTGGTTCAAAAGCATCGGATGTAATTGTAAAAGCATTTAAGCAGTATGGATATTCAATTATCGGCTCAACAAGTTATATTTCAGGTGTAACAACACCATCAGGAGTAAGCTTAAAGGCATTTGATAATGGTTCAGGCAGTGGTTGGATGTATGCTGTAAATGGAAAGAGTCCAAATGTGGGAAGCAGCGGTTACAAGGTTAGCAAAGACGATAATATTATTCTTTATTATGTTGACGATTGGAGCAATGCTAAGGTTCCAACAGTTGAGGATCCTGCTGATAATCAGAAGGCGGCAGATGCAGTAATTAAGAAGATTTCTGAAATTGGAGAAGTTACAGAAAGTAGCAAAAATCTTATTAAAGAAGCAAGAGCATCTTATGACGCACTAACAGATGCTCAGAAAGAATTAGTAACTAATTATGATGTATTAGTACAGGCTGAAGCACAGCTTGAAAATATAAAAGACAATGCAGTTTCAACTAAGTTTACATTAGTAGGTGATGATGTTCACGGAACAAAAATCCATACTTCTTATACAAGATGGATTAGTAACATTACAGTAAAAGTTAGAAAAGATGCAACAGCAGGAGATGTAATAACAAAGGGCTTAAAGGCAAAAGGTTATGAAGCAGAAGTAAACGCTGAGTACAACTATATTACAGCAATTACAACACCAACAGGTACAAAACTTGCAGCATATGATAATGGTTCAAACAGTGGTTGGATGTATGCTGTAAATGGAGAAGCTCCAAGTGTTGGAATGGCAGATTATGTAGTTAAGGAAAACGATGCAGTAATTCTTTACTATGTTGATGATTACATGGATACAAAGATTCCTGCAATGGATGCTGAAACAGAAAACAAACAGTTAGCAGCAGAAGTTACAGAAAAAATTGCTTCAATTGGCAAGGTTACAAAGGATAGCGAAGCAGCAATTAAGGAAGCAAGAGCAGCTTATGACAGCTTAACTGCAACACAGAAATCTCTTGTAACTAACTTTGATGTATTGGAAGAAGCAGAATTACAGCTTGATATTATCAAGGGTAATGTAATCCAGACTAAGTTTACTTTAGTAGGTGATGATGTTCATGGAACAAATGCTCATAAATCATATACTAACTGGATTAATGATATTACAGTAACAGTAAAGAACGGTGCAACAGTATCAGATGTAATTGCAAAAGCATTAAAAGACAACGGCTATTCATCAGAAGGAACAACTAACTACATTTCAGCAATCAAAACACCATCAGGAATAACTCTTGGTGAATTTGATAATGGTCCAAGAAGTGGTTGGATGTACGCAGTAAACGGCAAGGCTCCAAACGTAGGAATTGCTGATTATAAAGTAAAAGCAGGAGACACAATAAAGTTCTACTATGTTGATGATTATACAAAGGACGATACACCTACAATTGATGCTTCAGGAGATACACATACAAAGAAATTATCACCTGCAACAGTAAAAGTAGCAAAGACAGCTTACAATATAGTTAAATTAACTTGGACAAAAGCCGACAATGCTACAAAATATCAGGTATATCGTAAAGTCGGAAAGAACAGCAAATTCGTAAACATTGCAACAACAACATCATTAAAATACACAGACAAGAA